From the Cryptomeria japonica chromosome 2, Sugi_1.0, whole genome shotgun sequence genome, one window contains:
- the LOC131868140 gene encoding uncharacterized protein LOC131868140, producing MSWLNRGQQVLVDEQSWVDFQIGGYRDRILCDVIPMDACHLLLGRPWRYDLNAKHDGKKNTYTITKNGESFTLNPLLDDGVGRQVGASVMIVREKEFLETLTEGDGQGFSLFLKPKDELDLLASKEKDTPKEVLSLLEKYKGIVVEEMSNTLLPIRDISHHIYLIPCATLPNKAMYKMTPSQNEEIARKVKTGAHEAFVYGVKEVA from the exons ATGTCTTGGTTGAATAGGGGTCAACAAGTACTTGTAGATGAGCAATCATGGGTAGATTTCCAAATTGGAGGATATAGGGATAGAATTTTATGTGATGTGATCCCAATGGATGCTTGTCACTTGCTCCTAGGGCGTCCATGGCGATATGATCTCAATGCTAAACATGATGGGAAAAAGAATACCTATACCATaacaaagaatggtgaatctttcaccTTGAACCCTTTGCTGGATGATGGTGTAGGCAGACAAGTGGGTGCTAGTGTTATGATAGTGAGGGAAAAGGAGTTCTTGGAGACCTTGACGGAAGGGGATGGTCAAGggttttccttgtttttgaagCCAAAAGATGAATTAGATCTGCTAGCAAGCAAAGAgaaggacactcctaaagaggTGTTGAGTTTGTTGGAGAAGTACAAAGGCATAGTGGTTGAGGAGATGTCTAACACCTTACTCCCAATTAGAGACATAAGCCATCACATATACCTTATACCTTGTGCTACATTACCTAACAAAGCAATGTATAAGATGACACCCTCTCAAAATGAGGAGATTGCAAGGAAG GTCAAAACAGGAGCACATGAAGCATTTGTATATGGTGTTAAGGAGGTTGCATGA